A window of Trichomycterus rosablanca isolate fTriRos1 chromosome 5, fTriRos1.hap1, whole genome shotgun sequence contains these coding sequences:
- the zmp:0000000760 gene encoding collagen alpha-1(IX) chain, with translation MASYNLLNEFRLAESRGVRLVEGSEPDSVAYRVNPSLHLRKSLSDVYPEGLPTDFSVIATFKITLAAAKTSWNLWQVSDTEGRDLVGLRFHGDARTLDFFYVSPSKSQMLRTFHGVEKLFDGEWHKLALSVKGDRAKLLVDCEEVSTEPLDEPRPIIRHGYTSIAKRAAGDRSVSVDLQKMHVSCDADQAYSEGCCELSSVCGGYAERGLRAGRGTAKCKCVHGQPGPQGSPGPKGHTGLPGNPGEPGRVGNWGPRGETGEYGNIGEPGPKGYTGIKGEKGMRGLFGPEGDRGPKGLKGLPGAAGYKGVRGSPGERGETGQPGESGSPGDRGYEGIPGYQGVKGEEGPSGQDGPPGRMGLQGIVGDSGERGTTGEKGKPGIQGPKGRVGGMGETGIVGDPGLPGRDGDPGIEAYQGLQGPEGRIGKAGERGENGDQGLPGEMGPQGRTGLQGYKGSAGKPGRPGFIGPPGRTGHIGLPGRPGLKGDIGIPEIQGVKGQKGATGVKGPKGSVGERGELGPQGGQGKRGPVGESGHKGSVGTQGVTGDQGPDGFQGPPGPPGPTLSAQHVIEVCKRVVLEQMSTFANSVKRTCAAVCPLYGEVPMGAPGPPGKKGPHGPPGNPGTDGVDGEVGQQGFYGEPGDLGKQGKRGDSGENGDKGPKGYGLPGHTGDQGQKGQRGRPGRAYDGRPGQMGERGHIGRPGLRGHPGLHGVPGVCLTSGCALVNRTANGVLPQESQRPQRLRTRP, from the exons TGATGTTTACCCAGAAGGTCTACCAACTGACTTCTCAGTCATTGCCACCTTCAAGATAACCTTGGCTGCAGCTAAGACCTCCTGGAACCTCTGGCAGGTCAGTGACACGGAAGGTCGGGATCTGGTAGGACTGCGATTTCATGGTGATGCCAGAACGCTGGACTTCTTTTATGTGAGCCCTAGCAAATCACAAATGCTGCGCACCTTCCATGGGGTGGAAAAACTGTTCGATGGAGAGTGGCACAAACTGGCTCTTAGTGTGAAGGGAGATCGGGCAAAGCTGTTGGTCGACTGTGAGGAGGTGAGCACTGAGCCACTGGATGAGCCCAGGCCAATCATCCGTCATGGCTACACCTCTATTGCCAAGAGAGCGGCTGGTGATCGTTCTGTCTCT GTGGACCTGCAGAAGATGCATGTTTCCTGTGATGCTGACCAGGCCTATTCTGAAGGCTGCTGCGAGCTTTCCAGTGTG TGTGGGGGATATGCAGAGAGAGGACTCAGAGCTGGAAGAGGCACAgccaaatgtaaatgtgttcatGGACAACCAGGTCCTCAGGGAAGTCCTGGACCTAAG GGTCATACAGGTCTGCCAGGAAACCCAGGGGAACCAGGCAGAGTTGGAAATTGG GGGCCACGTGGAGAAACTGGAGAATATGGAAATATAGGCGAACCTGGTCCTAAG GGCTACACTGGGATCAAAGGAGAGAAGGGAATGAGAGGACTGTTTGGGCCAGAG GGAGATAGAGGACCTAAAGGGCTGAAAGGTCTACCTGGTGCAGCAGGCTATAAG GGAGTACGAGGGTCTCCTGGAGAGAGAGGTGAGACTGGGCAACCAGGAGAGAGT GGATCTCCGGGAGATCGGGGATATGAGGGAATTCCCGGATATCAGGGAGTAAAG GGAGAAGAGGGTCCTTCTGGACAGGACGGACCTCCCGGACGAATGGGCCTGCAG GGTATTGTGGGAGATTCTGGTGAGAGAGGAACAACTGGAGAAAAAGGAAAGCCT GGTATTCAAGGTCCAAAGGGAAGAGTCGGAGGCATGGGAGAAACG GGCATTGTTGGTGATCCAGGCTTGCCTGGGAGGGATGGAGACCCTGGCATCGAG GCTTATCAAGGTCTCCAGGGGCCTGAGGGTAGAATTGGAAAAGCTGGCGAAAGG GGTGAAAATGGTGATCAGGGGCTTCCAGGGGAAATGGGTCCTCAAGGACGCACC GGCCTGCAGGGTTATAAGGGCTCTGCTGGTAAGCCAGGAAGACCTGGATTTATTGGTCCCCCAGGAAGAACA GGACATATAGGATTACCTGGAAGACCAGGCTTAAAG GGAGACATTGGCATTCCTGAAATTCAAGGAGTAAAAGGCCAAAAG gGAGCGACAGGAGTAAAAGGTCCCAAAGGAAGT GTTGGAGAAAGAGGTGAACTAGGGCCACAGGGAGGCCAGGGGAAGCGAGGCCCAGTTGGAGAATCTGGTCACAAAGGCAGTGTTGGGACCCAAGGTGTCACTGGAGATCAAGGGCCAGATGGTTTTCAAGGACCTCCAGGGCCACCA GGCCCGACACTATCTGCCCAACATGTTATTGAGGTCTGCAAGCGAGTTGTGCTGGAGCAGATGTCTACCTTTGCCAACTCTGTGAAACGGACATGTGCTGCCGTGTGTCCACTCTATGGCGAGGTGCCAATGGGTGCCCCTGGTCCCCCAGGAAAAAAAGGACCACATGGACCACCT GGAAATCCTGGAACTGATGGTGTTGATGGAGAAGTGGGGCAACAAGGATTCTATGGAGAGCCTGGTGATCTAGGAAAACAAGGAAAACGAG GTGATTCAGGAGAGAATGGAGACAAGGGTCCTAAAGGGTATGGATTACCTGGTCATACTGGAGACCAGGGACAAAAGG GTCAGCGTGGACGACCTGGCAGAGCATATGATGGGCGTCCAGGTCAGATGGGTGAGAGAGGCCATATTGGCAGGCCTGGTTTAAGAGGCCATCCTGGACTACATGGTGTTCCTGGGGTTTGCCTTACTTCAGGGTGTGCTTTGGTCAATAGAACTGCCAATGGAGTCCTTCCACAGGAATCCCAGCGACCACAGAGGTTAAGGACACGACCATGA